A section of the Clostridium omnivorum genome encodes:
- a CDS encoding UDP-N-acetylmuramoyl-tripeptide--D-alanyl-D-alanine ligase yields the protein MEHITFDEIINAIDGEEYIKSNYMEYKSVSTDTRKIPKDSIFIALKGENFNANNFVKEASEKGASLCIVDEIKFDSSHLNPNTSIIKVENTKKALLKLAAYYRKKLNLKVIGITGSTGKTSTKDLVAAALSGKYKVFKTKGNFNNEIGLPLMIFQLDDSYDIAVLEMGMSNLNEIHNLAEVAEPDIALITNIGVSHLENLKTRENILKAKMEITDFFNEKSILIINTDNDLLATVENRLYSVLRTGIENGKDFKAVDINLDEKHINFRVVESNSYTSPIINIAIPGKHNILNTLLAIGCSRSLGMSYEEILDGLENLEVTSMRLDIVRGNKFTIIDDSYNASPDSMRAAIEVLATIEGKRKIAVLGTMRELGNTSYDLHKEIGEYAKIKGIDYIYTVGEYSEAYLAGFSNSNNSKNFNNIEEVIEHIKDIVSIEDVILVKASRSMKFENIVNNLKMINC from the coding sequence TTGGAACACATAACTTTTGATGAAATAATTAATGCCATAGATGGTGAAGAGTATATAAAAAGCAATTACATGGAATATAAAAGTGTCAGTACTGATACTAGAAAAATTCCAAAGGATAGTATTTTTATTGCCTTGAAAGGCGAGAATTTTAATGCAAATAATTTTGTTAAGGAAGCAAGTGAAAAGGGTGCATCACTTTGCATAGTAGACGAAATAAAATTTGATAGTTCTCACTTAAATCCTAATACTTCTATAATTAAGGTTGAGAATACTAAAAAGGCTCTCTTGAAACTTGCAGCTTATTATAGAAAAAAATTAAATTTAAAGGTAATAGGGATTACTGGTTCTACAGGAAAAACTTCCACAAAGGATTTAGTGGCTGCAGCTCTTAGTGGTAAATATAAAGTATTTAAAACTAAAGGAAATTTTAATAATGAAATTGGGCTTCCGCTAATGATATTTCAACTTGATGATAGCTATGATATTGCAGTATTAGAAATGGGAATGAGTAATTTAAATGAAATCCATAACCTTGCAGAGGTTGCTGAACCGGATATAGCTCTTATAACAAACATTGGAGTTTCCCATTTGGAAAATTTAAAAACTAGAGAAAATATTCTTAAAGCTAAAATGGAAATAACAGACTTTTTTAATGAGAAAAGTATTTTAATCATTAATACGGATAACGATTTACTTGCAACTGTTGAAAACAGACTATATTCCGTTTTAAGAACAGGTATAGAAAATGGAAAGGACTTTAAGGCTGTTGACATAAATTTGGACGAAAAGCATATAAATTTTAGAGTAGTGGAAAGTAATTCTTACACTAGTCCTATAATTAACATTGCTATTCCTGGAAAGCATAATATTCTCAATACTCTTTTGGCTATTGGTTGTTCAAGGAGCCTGGGAATGAGCTATGAAGAGATATTAGATGGACTTGAAAATCTTGAAGTTACTTCTATGAGACTGGATATAGTAAGAGGGAATAAATTTACTATTATTGATGACTCATATAATGCAAGTCCTGACTCCATGAGAGCTGCAATAGAAGTACTAGCTACTATTGAGGGTAAGAGAAAAATAGCTGTACTTGGTACTATGAGAGAACTTGGAAATACTTCTTATGATCTGCACAAGGAAATAGGTGAATATGCTAAAATAAAAGGTATTGATTATATCTATACCGTAGGTGAATACAGTGAAGCATATTTAGCTGGATTCAGTAATAGTAATAATTCAAAGAATTTTAATAACATTGAAGAAGTTATTGAACACATTAAGGATATAGTATCCATAGAAGATGTTATACTTGTAAAGGCATCTAGAAGTATGAAGTTTGAAAATATAGTTAATAATCTAAAGATGATAAATTGCTAA